In the Helianthus annuus cultivar XRQ/B chromosome 11, HanXRQr2.0-SUNRISE, whole genome shotgun sequence genome, one interval contains:
- the LOC110891250 gene encoding L-type lectin-domain containing receptor kinase VIII.1 has translation MPSSFSGLKTGLFLPYIVLLIYFTGYGLASTISFNFQSLNLSTLNLLGDAHLVNTSIMLTRDLAVPNSGAGGVLYKNPVRFRRLGSRTLASFSTFFTFSISNLNPDSIGGGLAFVISPEDEAVGKPGGYLGIPPGSIAVEFDTLMDVEFKDVNGNHLGVDLGSMESKEVVDLDSVNVDLRSGDSVNSWVEFNGSTQQLNVSVSYSNVKPSSPVLSVRLDLNNYLNEFMFVGLTGSTQGSTEVHSVEWWTFTSSFDDNPPHPPPPTATFTNPAADSVDSPTSSPTMAPTESNPVPSHRSTQKKSKCNNKLCEQGAGVVVGVVTASAFILVLCTIFLLWVYSKKYKKSKKPQPFASEVIKAPKEFSYKELKQATKSFDPTRVIGHGAFGTVYRGVLSDSGEIVAVKKCSHSGGQGMSEFLSELSIIGTLRHRNLVRLQGWCHEKGEILLVYDLMANGSLDKALFESRIVLSWVHRSKILMGVASALAYLHQECENQVIHRDVKTSNIMLDEGFNAKLGDFGLARRIEHDKSPDATVAAGTMGYLAPEYLLTGRASEKTDVFSFGAVVLEVATGRRPIEKEATAAKTRENSNLVEWVWGLHKEERLLTAADPRLCGEYDEAEMRKVLLIGLACSHPDPTVRPTMRTVVQMLVGEANVPVVTRAKPTISYSTSHLLLNLQDSVSDLNGLVAISTSSSEHSYNEGGLDLV, from the coding sequence ATGCCTTCATCATTTTCCGGTCTAAAAACCGGTTTATTTCTACCATACATTGTTTTGCTTATTTACTTTACCGGCTATGGGTTAGCCAGCACAATCTCATTCAACTTTCAGTCGCTTAATCTAAGCACGTTAAACCTGTTAGGAGATGCTCATTTGGTCAACACCAGTATTATGCTAACCCGTGATCTCGCCGTCCCAAACTCCGGAGCCGGAGGGGTTCTGTACAAGAACCCGGTCCGGTTCAGGAGATTGGGATCGAGAACGTTAGCGAGTTTTAGTACGTTCTTTACGTTTTCGATATCGAATTTGAATCCAGACTCGATTGGTGGCGGGTTGGCGTTTGTGATCTCGCCAGAGGATGAGGCGGTTGGGAAACCGGGCGGGTATTTGGGGATCCCGCCCGGTTCGATTGCGGTTGAGTTTGATACTTTGATGGATGTTGAGTTTAAGGATGTTAATGGGAATCATTTGGGTGTGGATTTGGGGTCGATGGAGTCGAAGGAAGTTGTCGATTTGGACTCGGTTAATGTCGATTTGAGAAGCGGTGACTCGGTGAACTCGTGGGTCGAGTTCAACGGGTCAACTCAGCAACTCAATGTCTCGGTTTCATACTCGAATGTGAAACCGAGCTCACCGGTTTTGTCGGTTAGATTGGATTTGAACAATTACTTGAACGAGTTCATGTTTGTCGGACTCACCGGGTCGACTCAGGGCTCCACCGAGGTCCACTCGGTGGAGTGGTGGACTTTCACCTCATCTTTTGATGATAATCCACCACACCCACCACCTCCCACTGCCACTTTCACCAACCCGGCGGCTGACTCGGTCGACTCGCCAACGTCATCACCGACCATGGCCCCGACCGAGTCAAACCCGGTTCCGAGTCACCGTTCTACACAAAAGAAGAGTAAATGTAATAACAAATTATGTGAACAAGGGGCAGGGGTGGTTGTGGGGGTGGTGACTGCAAGTGCATTTATTTTAGTGTTGTGTACAATCTTTTTATTATGGGTTTattctaaaaaatataaaaaatccaaaaaaccaCAACCTTTTGCTAGTGAAGTTATAAAAGCCCCTAAAGAATTCTCATACAAAGAGCTTAAACAAGCTACTAAAAGTTTTGACCCGACCCGGGTAATCGGGCATGGGGCATTTGGGACTGTTTACAGGGGGGTGTTATCGGATTCCGGCGAGATTGTCGCCGTGAAGAAGTGTAGTCATAGCGGCGGTCAAGGGATGTCCGAGTTTCTATCGGAGTTGTCGATAATCGGAACTCTTCGACACCGGAATCTTGTGAGGTTACAAGGTTGGTGTCATGAGAAAGGGGAAATATTGTTGGTTTATGACTTGATGGCAAATGGGTCACTTGATAAAGCGCTTTTCGAGTCGCGAATCGTGCTGTCGTGGGTTCACCGTAGCAAGATCTTGATGGGTGTGGCGTCGGCTTTGGCTTATTTGCATCAAGAATGTGAGAATCAAGTTATTCATAGAGATGTGAAGACTAGTAACATTATGTTAGATGAAGGGTTCAATGCAAAATTAGGTGATTTCGGGTTGGCCCGAAGAATCGAGCATGACAAGTCACCGGATGCCACGGTGGCCGCAGGGACGATGGGGTACTTAGCGCCCGAATATTTGTTAACGGGCCGAGCGAGTGAGAAAACCGACGTTTTTAGCTTTGGTGCGGTGGTGTTAGAGGTGGCTACGGGGCGGCGCCCAATCGAAAAGGAAGCGACCGCGGCAAAAACAAGGGAGAATAGTAACTTGGTAGAGTGGGTATGGGGATTGCATAAGGAAGAGCGGTTGTTGACCGCGGCGGACCCAAGGTTGTGTGGGGAGTACGACGAGGCGGAGATGCGAAAAGTGTTGTTAATCGGGTTGGCGTGTTCGCACCCTGACCCGACGGTTCGACCCACCATGCGGACCGTGGTTCAGATGCTTGTGGGTGAGGCTAATGTGCCTGTGGTTACAAGGGCTAAACCAACTATAAGCTATAGCACTTCACATTTGCTATTGAATTTGCAAGATAGTGTGTCTGATTTGAATGGATTAGTTGCTATTTCAACCTCCTCATCGGAGCATAGCTACAATGAAGGTGGGTTGGACTTGGTTTGA
- the LOC110891251 gene encoding lipid phosphate phosphatase gamma, translated as MSTQLRAITLTHVRYQTGDHIGHFLAWISLIPVFISLGGFVSHFIFRRELQGIFFAFGLLIAQFISDSIKLFVQQARPDTCIMLEMCDSHGWPSSHSNYMFFFATYFTLLTYQRYDMILKRQMSFACFVVWPLAVLTMWSRVYLGYHTVGQVCAGASLGMFLGFVWFWVVNAKIKKRFLAIEESSIGRWFYIKDTSHIPNLLEFEYENARAARRHPSYKRSE; from the coding sequence ATGTCAACCCAATTACGAGCCATAACCCTAACCCACGTTCGCTACCAAACCGGAGACCACATCGGCCACTTCTTAGCCTGGATCTCCTTAATCCCCGTCTTCATCAGCCTCGGCGGTTTCGTCTCCCACTTCATCTTCCGCCGTGAACTCCAAGGCATCTTCTTCGCATTCGGCCTCTTAATCGCCCAATTCATCAGCGACTCCATCAAACTTTTCGTCCAACAAGCCCGACCCGATACCTGCATCATGCTCGAGATGTGCGACTCCCACGGCTGGCCCTCCAGCCATTCAAACTACATGTTCTTTTTCGCTACTTATTTCACATTGTTAACCTATCAAAGATATGATATGATATTAAAAAGACAAATGTCTTTTGCCTGTTTTGTTGTCTGGCCTTTAGCTGTTTTGACCATGTGGTCTCGTGTTTACTTGGGGTACCATACCGTCGGTCAAGTGTGTGCGGGTGCGAGTCTAGGGATGTTTTTAGGTTTTGTGTGGTTTTGGGTGGTGAATGCGAAGATTAAGAAGCGGTTTTTGGCGATTGAGGAGAGTTCGATTGGGCGGTGGTTTTATATTAAGGATACTTCGCATATACCGAATTTGTTGGAGTTTGAGTATGAGAACGCTAGAGCGGCGAGGAGGCATCCGTCTTATAAGCGGTCCGAGTGA